GTCCGGGCGGAGCACCGGCCAGGCGGCGCTGCTGTTCCTGGAACGCCCGGGCCGCCTGCACCTGGATGGCCAGCTGCGTCCCCTGGAACAGCCCCTCCAGCCATCCCAGAATCTCGGCGTGGGCCAGGGCCAGCTCCTCCAGCGTTCCGTCCCTGATGTCCGGGGTCAGCTCGTCGAGCTCCTCGAACAACTCCTTGGGGAGCGATTCGCGCAGCTCCTGCGTGATCTGGGCGTGGACCTCACGCAGGTGCGCGACGGCGGCCGGCTCGGGCTTGATCCGCCTGGCCTCCTCCAGGACCTCGCGGGTGACGGAGGCGATGCGGAGGAGACGCTGGGGATCGACGGCCGCCGGGCCGGTCGCCTCGGGGCTGCGCTCCTGGCTCGCGACCTCGTCGCTCATCGCGGACAAGCCTACCCGCCTCGAGTTGGTGGCCGCTGCGGCGAGCACGGAGCGCCGGGTGGTGACGACGAAGGTCCCGGAAGAAACGGCCGAATGGCGAAGGCGCTCCCGCCCCACGCTGCCGATACCGGAAGGGGAACCCCGGTCATTTGCCGGGCGCCGGGGAAGCGAGGTGGCGGAGATGAGGAATCGTGGATTGGTTCGGGCGGGCGGCGTGCTGGTGGCCGGCATGCTCCTGGTCGGGATCGTCGCCGGAACGGCGGCGGCCCAGAAAGTCAGGCCGGCCACCAGCAAGATGAAGTTCAA
The DNA window shown above is from Actinomycetota bacterium and carries:
- a CDS encoding bacterial proteasome activator family protein, whose amino-acid sequence is MSDEVASQERSPEATGPAAVDPQRLLRIASVTREVLEEARRIKPEPAAVAHLREVHAQITQELRESLPKELFEELDELTPDIRDGTLEELALAHAEILGWLEGLFQGTQLAIQVQAARAFQEQQRRLAGAPPGPEDRSGGEDGRYL